In Scylla paramamosain isolate STU-SP2022 chromosome 29, ASM3559412v1, whole genome shotgun sequence, a genomic segment contains:
- the LOC135115754 gene encoding synaptosomal-associated protein 25-like isoform X2 produces MGDGSGEPRSDLQELQFKSNQVTDETLESTRRMLSLCEESKEAGIRTLVALDDQGEQLDRIEEGMDQINADMKEAEKNLTGMEKCCGLCVLPCNKSSQFKEDESTWKGKEDGVVSSQPQRVMDDRNGLGPSGGYIGRITNDAREDEMEENMGQVNTMIGNLRNMAIDMGSEIENQNRQIGRITRKADSNTTRVNMANERAGSLLKNA; encoded by the exons ATGGGTGACGGGTCGGGTGAGCCCAGGTCAGACTTGCAGGAGCTGCAGTTCAAGTCCAACCAGGTGACAGATGAAACCCTCGAGTCCACCCGGCGGATGCTCTCCCTCTGCGAGGAG TCCAAGGAGGCAGGCATCCGCACCCTGGTTGCTCTCGATGACCAGGGAG AACAACTGGACCGGATCGAGGAAGGAATGGACCAGATCAATGCCGACATGAAGGAAGCCGAGAAGAACTTGACCGGGATGGAGAAATGCTGTGGATTGTGTGTCCTCCCTTGCAACAA ATCCTCACAGTTTAAGGAGGATGAATCCACCTGGAAGGGCAAGGAGGATGGTGTGGTGAGCTCCCAGCCCCAGCGAGTCATGGACGACCGTAATGGCTTGGGGCCATCTGGAGGCTACATTGGACG GATCACCAATGATGCTCGTGAagatgagatggaagagaacATGGGCCAGGTGAACACCATGATTGGCAACCTTCGCAACATGGCCATTGACATGGGATCAGAGATTGAGAACCAGAACAGACAGATTGGCAGAATCACCCGGAAG GCTGATTCTAACACCACGAGAGTTAACATGGCCAACGAGAGAGCTGGCTCACTGCTGAAGAACGCATAA
- the LOC135115754 gene encoding synaptosomal-associated protein 25-like isoform X4, with protein MGDGSGEPRSDLQELQFKSNQVTDETLESTRRMLSLCEESQDAGAKTLYMLNEQGEQLDRIEEGMDQINADMKEAEKNLTGMEKCCGLCVLPCNKSSQFKEDESTWKGKEDGVVSSQPQRVMDDRNGLGPSGGYIGRITNDAREDEMEENMGQVNTMIGNLRNMAIDMGSEIENQNRQIGRITRKADSNTTRVNMANERAGSLLKNA; from the exons ATGGGTGACGGGTCGGGTGAGCCCAGGTCAGACTTGCAGGAGCTGCAGTTCAAGTCCAACCAGGTGACAGATGAAACCCTCGAGTCCACCCGGCGGATGCTCTCCCTCTGCGAGGAG AGTCAAGATGCGGGAGCAAAAACACTGTATATGCTAAACGAGCAAGGGG AACAACTGGACCGGATCGAGGAAGGAATGGACCAGATCAATGCCGACATGAAGGAAGCCGAGAAGAACTTGACCGGGATGGAGAAATGCTGTGGATTGTGTGTCCTCCCTTGCAACAA ATCCTCACAGTTTAAGGAGGATGAATCCACCTGGAAGGGCAAGGAGGATGGTGTGGTGAGCTCCCAGCCCCAGCGAGTCATGGACGACCGTAATGGCTTGGGGCCATCTGGAGGCTACATTGGACG GATCACCAATGATGCTCGTGAagatgagatggaagagaacATGGGCCAGGTGAACACCATGATTGGCAACCTTCGCAACATGGCCATTGACATGGGATCAGAGATTGAGAACCAGAACAGACAGATTGGCAGAATCACCCGGAAG GCTGATTCTAACACCACGAGAGTTAACATGGCCAACGAGAGAGCTGGCTCACTGCTGAAGAACGCATAA
- the LOC135115754 gene encoding synaptosomal-associated protein 25-like isoform X3: MGDGSGEPRSDLQELQFKSNQVTDETLESTRRMLSLCEESQEAGIKTLVELDTQGQQLDRIEEGMDQINADMKEAEKNLTGMEKCCGLCVLPCNKSSQFKEDESTWKGKEDGVVSSQPQRVMDDRNGLGPSGGYIGRITNDAREDEMEENMGQVNTMIGNLRNMAIDMGSEIENQNRQIGRITRKADSNTTRVNMANERAGSLLKNA; encoded by the exons ATGGGTGACGGGTCGGGTGAGCCCAGGTCAGACTTGCAGGAGCTGCAGTTCAAGTCCAACCAGGTGACAGATGAAACCCTCGAGTCCACCCGGCGGATGCTCTCCCTCTGCGAGGAG AGCCAGGAGGCCGGCATTAAGACCTTGGTAGAGCTTGACACCCAGGGCC AACAACTGGACCGGATCGAGGAAGGAATGGACCAGATCAATGCCGACATGAAGGAAGCCGAGAAGAACTTGACCGGGATGGAGAAATGCTGTGGATTGTGTGTCCTCCCTTGCAACAA ATCCTCACAGTTTAAGGAGGATGAATCCACCTGGAAGGGCAAGGAGGATGGTGTGGTGAGCTCCCAGCCCCAGCGAGTCATGGACGACCGTAATGGCTTGGGGCCATCTGGAGGCTACATTGGACG GATCACCAATGATGCTCGTGAagatgagatggaagagaacATGGGCCAGGTGAACACCATGATTGGCAACCTTCGCAACATGGCCATTGACATGGGATCAGAGATTGAGAACCAGAACAGACAGATTGGCAGAATCACCCGGAAG GCTGATTCTAACACCACGAGAGTTAACATGGCCAACGAGAGAGCTGGCTCACTGCTGAAGAACGCATAA